In bacterium, the DNA window ACTCCTCGAGGCTCTTTTGATGGCACTCACTCTCGACTGGAGTGACAACGGAGAGATCTCCGCCGATGCCGTTCGCGACTCCTGCATTCAAGCCGTCGCCGATGTCACCGAACGGAGCTTCGAAGCGATTGTCGCTCTCATCGAAGAGCAAATACACACCACACACTAACAAGGAGACTCATGGATCGAAAGGAAATATGCGCCATCGTCAAAGCCGTCGCCCAAGGCATGCTCAAAGCCTGCGAGACGATGGATGCGGAGGATTCCAATGGGAAGACTTCGTAAGGCTTGTGCGATTGCGAGAGCGGTCTGCCATGTGACAGACCGCGTGTGCGATATTGCTGATCGCAAGGATGACGAAGAGTGATCTTCGCTTGCGTCAGCGGAAAGAGAGCCTCTGCTGTGACGGGGGCTTTTCTTTAGGTTGGCAGGGATGCTTGCTCTGGACAGATCGGTACGGTTTTGATGCACGACACATTGATGGCTGGTGGCATTCAAGGGGCAGCCAGCGTGTGTTATCGTCACCACAGTCCTGCATACAATGAATACATATCTAATGAGTTTCCAATGACATGGAGGTACAATCCCGAAATCTGAACTTGATCTTACTTGCTCATTTTTGGCTTGTAGCGATGGCGCGAAAATCTTCATGACCCGATTGCTCCCTATTGACTTTTGATTATGCACCCGTTATAATGATGACAGAACGCTGGCCGCTTTGTACTGTGGGACGGCACCATGACTATGGGACGGTCTGACTGGCGGCGGACGAATCATCGCGAGAGCGATAACAAGCGAGAAAAAATTGGAAGCCTTGCTGCATGGGTTGCGGCGAGGCTCTGTCCATTTCTAAGGCAAAAAGAATGGGCATGGTGAATAAGACATTGGCAATTGCCTGCGGGCTGATAGGAGTCCTTGCAGGTGTGGCTGGACCTGCCATTGCCCAGCCGCAGGCGCCGATTGAGTGGGGGGAGGTGCGGTGGTTAGGATTTGCCTCTTCGCCGGGCATTATCCAGATCTTGCCTATGGGGGATACGTTGGCGTTCTACGGACTTGGACCACAAGGTAGATGTTACACGTCCTACAGTTACGACAATGGGTTGACCATCAGCGCATGGCGACTCGTGCAGCCACAAGGACAGCTTGACAATTACGCCAACATGGCTGGCTGTGACGGCCATGTCATGCTTGTGCGAACGTTCATTGATCCCAACCCCTGGCAATCTTGGGTTCAACTCAGTTCTGATGGCGGATCGAGCTGGTCGGGAGACACGTTTGGTTTGACTGGCGGCCATCGTTATTCCTTTCTGTCGGGATGGTTAGGTGCAAGTGTGCGGACGCAGTTGCTCGTTGGGGACTTGGTTCAAATGCGTTGCGCGATTACGCTTGACGCAGGACAGACATGGGCCTCAGAGGTTATTGTACCGGGCGGAGACACTCTTGAAGTCTCGCAGAGCAGTTTCGGCATTACGCGTGGATCAATGATTATCATAGCCCGCCAGCGCTACATCGGCAGTGAGGATTTCCTGCACTACTCCGTGAGCGAGGACTCTGGCGGGTCGTGGTCGCAGATGCAGTTGCTGCCGGGACAACCTAACTCGACAGGATTTCTCTCCAAGTATTGCGCCGTAGCGGACAGATTCTCTCCGGTTTGTATCGTTAGCAGCACTTGGAATCGAGGGATTGAGAATCCTCAGCAAAGATTGTGGATTCACCGCACAGTGGACGGCGGCTCCTCTTGGGAGAGCGCACGGAGCATGACAGACTCCTTAACGGTTAGGCGCAACTCTGAACCGACACTATTTTGCAGAGGCAAACTATTTGGCGTCGCATGGCCAGACGTTCGAGGCACGGAACTTCCGGACCTCCTGTGGAGATTCTCGGCCAATCATGGGCGGAACTGGTATCCGGAGCAAGCCGTGATTTTTGACGTTCGGGGCGTCGAGCACCTGTGGGGCCAGTTTGACGACAACAGCGTGCGAATCTATTGGATCGAGAGGATTGATTCCGCTAGCGGTCCCATAGATGCGCGTGCAATTTGGGGCGCCATGACTCCCGACACAATTCCTCCTGAAGTTGTGCCGCTAGCGTTGCCGCCGGATACCGTTGCTGTTAATGCACAGATACTCTTTCTCGCCGCAATCAGTGACAACGACATGCTTTCTCAAGAACGCCTGCGGGTGTGCAGTGAGACCGACTCTGTCACCGTTCCGATGACTTGGACTGGCACCGACTACATGGCCCTGTGGAGGGTACCGCACGAGGGACGATACTGGTATCGGATTGAAGGCGAAGACTGGTGGGAAAACGTGGGTGGCTATCCGGATTCGAGCTGGGCTATGCTGGTAACACCCGGGTGGGTTGATGCTGTAAACGACCCTTACACCCTTTCGCCTTCAACCTTCAACCTTTCCGTTTATCCCAATCCCTCTAATAGCTGGCCAACTATCCGATTATCCTCCGACTGGCTTATACACGGTCAAGTTACCATCGAAGTCTTCAATTTGCTTGGGCAATCTGTCGGTCACGCTTCCGTAACTGGAAACCACTACGGCAAAATCATCTCAATAAATGAGGTCATGCCAGAACCTGTGAGTTCCGGAATTTATTGGATTCAGGTTCGCAATAATGCCGAGAGTAAGCTCGCCAAGATTTTGCTCCTTCGCTAATGCAAACCTATTCACATTCCTTTTGTGCCATTGTTTCGTAGATCAACTGAGGAACCAACCATGAGTTCTCGATCTGTCACATCTCTTGCCGTTCTAATCCTGCTATTAAAGATTGCGGCAAACGCTCAGCCGGTTCCAACAAGCCTTACTATGCCATTGAATAGCACGGCAACACAGACACAATTTCTGTTCACTTTTAGCTTTCCGCCGTCCCCAAGAGCTGTGTTCTTCAATTCCAAAGATGAACCCACCCGGGTAGTTGGAACCGACTTGTTTCGGTATTTCGTGTATATTTCGGATTTCTCCGGGGCATCGGGAATTGCCGAAGCTATGGCGAATACAGGATTCCCATTTTCCGTAGCCAACTATCCCAACTTGACTGTCCGTGGTGGGTACTTTGATCCATCTGGAGATGGAGTCAGAGATTTTGATGCCATTGATCACTACTTCGGGATTGACTATGATGCTGCTCTTGACTACTATCAGACCTGGAGTTGGGGTCAGACGTCAGTTTTGTCGCCGAGGGTGACTGCCGCGACATGCGGCAACCTTGTCAACGACAATAACTGGGTCGTCGTCGGCTATGACTATACTAGCGGAGGTAATCCGAGCCACTACTGCTCATACATGTATGATATTGGACTCGGCTTCAATCCAATACCGCGTGGAACAATGCCACTTGGTTTGGCCATCTACGACCTGGCTCTGTACGATGAAGACCAGCCACATGGACTAATAGCTGTTGCCACGCAGGACATAGGCGTTGAACCGCCCGTCCCACCCCTAATCAGCGGATATGTTATAACAGAGGCTTTGTACTGGGTCAGTGACATGACCGCCGCCAATCCTGTTTGGAACCGATTCGTAATAAGCACAGACGAGATACGTAATCTGCAAATTTCGTTGTCGGGTAGCATGTTACGTGCTGTCGGTCTAAATAGCTCAACCGACCGTTTTGTCACCTTCAGAGCCCGGTTTGAAGACTACTCCCTCGTAGATTGGCAAGAGATTCCCACAGCAACCAATCTTCCAGATGGGAGCATCCCCTATGACATCCAGATCCTAGATCTAATAGCCGATCAGGCAACAATCTTGACAGCCACGAGCAGTGGCCTTTTCAAGTCGACAGATGATGGAGTACATTGGCAAGCTGAGAACCCCCAATTGGGGATTCGAACGCCCTCTTTTCGTCATATAGCCTTAGCTCAGGATCACCACTTTGTCAGCGTGGCAGGCTGGCAAGCCAGCTACATCGGAGAAGCCAATAATGACTGGGACTTCTCGTGGAGAGAGATTCACTACGAACCGACACTATACCAGCATTGGTGCCGCGCCTGGTCATGCGTGGGAACAATTGCGACGGAGGACATGATAAATGTGGCGCTGATTGACCATTCCACCGATGAGTTTTTCCCGGATGAGCAACCGGTGGTGGTGCAGGTGCAGCCAAACTTCGGCGCATCTCAGTCGCAGAAGACAGTCTATCTGGGCAGTCAAGACGAAGGAACGCGTCCTTTTCTCTTGGGCACGTCTGTCCCGGCCGTGGTATTCAACCGTGAAGGGCCGGAGGGGCCGGTTGTCCTGGAAGCCGAACCGCCCGATTATCTGACGTGGACTGCGAATCCGCTTTATGACGAGCCGACGGATCCTCCGGCATCGGTATATGTCGTTGTCTCGTCGCGATACGGCAACTATATCGCATTCGATCAGACACAGAGCGGATCTCCATTGAATCGTTTGTGGCGAGATCTTGGAGAAGGTTGGGAACGTGCAGACGCATCAGGGATTCTGCCAGAGATGTTCTTTGGACATCTTGCCGCTTCGGATGATGCGCTATTCTACCTCTGGCCGGGGGGTGGTCAGCATTTATATATCTCCACGGATCAAGGAACGAATTTCACCGAGATGCTGCATGATATCGGTTTCGACGTCGTTTCCAGCATGTCAGTGGGCGAACGGGCCGAAATGCCACTCTATATTGGAGACCATCTGAACAACACCGGCCGCATCATCTGCCGCTACCGGCATCCACTCGACGAGAATTGGTACGCGGCGCCGATCTCTTACGGTACTGTCTTGGACGTTGTGGCGGATCCTTGTGTCCCGTGGTTACTATGGGCCCGGGTAAATGAGCCGGGTAACAATCGTGAGACCATTCGGATGTACTACTATTTCCCAACAGAACCGCCGAATGTTTCTCTCGGCGACGCTAAATGGTGGGTTCCCGATGGTTCGCACGCCGGTGAATACTCAGTCCGGGACATTCGGGTGTCTGCGCTGGATGAGCATCGGCGGATTATGGACGTAACGCTTCAGACACCGAATTCAAACGATGCGGATGTTGATCATACCGTTGTGAAGCGTTGGGACTTCAACGTCCCCGGTACACTTCCTCCTTACTTGCCTTCCACGACGGCAGGCACGTGGTTGCTGGCGGGTGATGTGGTGATTCCGGCGGAACACACCGTCACTATTGAACCCGGTACGGTTCTGCTCTGCGCTCCAATGGCTAAGCTGATTGTGGAGGGAAGTTTAATTGTCAATGGCAACGTGGAGAAGGAAGTTGTGTTCAAGAGAGTTGCACAAGACCAATCGGATGCTTGGGAAGGTCTCTATGTGGAAGGAGATTGCGAGCTGAACTACTGCACGATTGAGGGCGCCTCGATTGGCATCGAGAGCCACAAGGCGGTATCGCTGGAGATGGATCATTGCACGGTGCGGGACTGCGGGGTGGGGTTTTATGCCTATCAACCGGCAGGATCGGCCGAGCCGCAGATCAGCTATTGTACGTTCATGGGTAACGACCACGAGGGGATTTCGCTCTTAGAAACGGCCGGCGCGGCCATCACCAATTGTGAGATTACGGGCAACGGCGACACCGGCATTCTGCTGGTAGACTCCTACGCCAAGCTGGTCGAGAATCGAGTTCGCGAGAACGGCTATCCGGAGTCATACTACGGACTCGAGTGTTTTGGAAGCTCGCCGGTTCTCTACTGCAATGAGTTCGAGAACAACATGAAGGGCGAGGTTGCGCTGTTCAACCAAAGCTATCCCGTCCTGTGGAACAACAACGGCGCAGGCGGCGGCAACAACACATTTCTGAACGACAGCAAGACTTTAGTCACGATGTATGACTCCTATCCGTTGTTGATGAAAGGCGAGAACAACTTCTACCTGGGAACTCAGGGATACTTCTTGGCGGACATGTCGGCCAAGCCCACTGCGCAAGACATCAGCGGCAACTACTGGAACCCGTCGCTGTCGCTAAGTCTGCTCTATCCTCCCGATCCTGACGTATGGAAATGGTGGAGCACGAATCCCACATCGAGCTCGTGTGGGAGTGGAATTCTGGACTTCGAGGGCGGTCCTGAGGAGCTCTTTGAGCAAGGATTCTATGCGGAGATGAATGATAATCCCGAGCAAGCAGAAGCGTCCTATACGAGCCTCTTGACCACCTATCCCGACAGCACGCTGGCACTGGCGGCGGCGGCGCGGCTGTTCGAATTGAGTCGGCAGGCAGACTCGTCGCATGCCAACCTGCAAGACTATCTGTTCACTCTCGCTGAGACGCACGCCGAGGACACGGTTCTGGCGAAGTCGCTGCGGGCGGTGGCAACACGGCTGTGGGTGCAAGAGCACATCTACGGCAATCCGCTGGACTACTATACGGGGATCATGAACGATCCTCCGACGGAAGTGGATTCCGTGTTTGCTGCCTTGGATCATGCGGTGACGACTCTCGTGCAGCAATACGAAGAAGGTGGCGGCGGTGGTTTGGATTGTGCCGGGCCGACGGTCTCCGTTTCGTCCCTGCGGACTCTGCGGAGCGAAGTCGGGACTGCCCTTCCCGAGGCTCCCTTGAACGAGCACGAGGGATATTCGTTGCCACCGAGCGACTATGTACTGGAGCAGAACTATCCCAATCCGTTCAACGCCATGACGACCATTCGGTACTATCTCCCCGAGGAGACTCGGGTGCAGGTTGCGCTGTACAATCTGATGGGTCAGAAGGTGGCCGATCTCGTGGACGACGTGCAACCGACCGGCTATCATACAGTCAACTGGAACGCGGTTGCTCTGGCATCCGGCGTCTACGTCTATCAGCTTAAGGCCGGAAAGTTCAGCGATGCGAAAAAGATGGTGCTGATTCGGTAGAAGCGAGTTCGTGATTCACGAAAGAAGCCGGTGAGTTCATCATCGGCTTTTTCTTTGTTCTCTGATCGAACACTTCGCCCGCTTTTTTAGAATGGTTAGGGGGTTTTTGTCCCGATCAGACTGGTCTTCCGGCAGAAATCCTGCATGAAGGGATGGAAACGGGTTGGATAGTGGATTGTCTGTAACTACTCCTCGATGGCGAAATCGGAATCAATCCCGGCATCCGAACGGTCGGACAGGGATGCGGACAGCGATGACATCTATGACATCTCATGACAAAGCGCCGCTTTTTTGCGCCTCCCGAGGATGAGTAATAACAATCACTTGCAACCCCAATGACACAAATGACACAAATGACACCTTTCCGGCAACTTTGTTTTTCTGGGAGCCTGCGGGACTCTTCCCGTACTGACTTCCTGAATTTCAAACACAAAAGGTAGTGTCATAAGTGTCATAGGCGTCATGGAGGGTTGTAAGGTATTGTTTTGTGGGGATTTGGGCGATGACACTTTTTCAGGATGTCACCGCCCGATTTGTCATTTGTGTCATTCGAAAATGCGTGTATCGCTGGAAATCGAAGGCACCTCCAGAATCGCATTTCTTAATGCTGTGGAATCCATTACTTCTTCTACTGGCAATCCACCGCTGTCGGTCGCCGTGTAGTAATCTGGACTACGCAGAATTTGATATCCTAACCGCTGATTGCTAATTCGGTGATTGTTCCTGTGCGACAACACGCCTTGATCCTGCAGGGCAGTGATGTACGCCTTGTAGTTGGCAATGCCTTTGAAGTTCAGCTTCTGAATCAGTTCACGCAGATCCTGTTGTTGGACGAATAAACTGCCATCCACAGCTATCGGCGAGAAGTAAATTGTTTTGTGGTAGGGTGTGCTGGTATCCACACGATGAATACCACAAACCAGATGCTGGGCCAGTTCTTCCGCTTCCATTTCGATCAGGCTTTTGCTGGATCCGAACAGCTTGCGGGCTAAGTCTGTGATCGGTGTATCCAGGGCATATCTGCTACTGATGCCACCTGACAATCGCCAGGTTTCATAGCGCTTCTTCAGTTCCGTGCGTACATAGTACCCCAGCCTTGCCCGAAGTTTGTCGAACAATTCCCGGTCAATTTTGTCTACTGGCACGGCAGGACAGGCATAGATGAAGAAGTTGTTTGTCTTCGACGAATCCGGTTCTTCCCGCCAGTGCAGGGCAATCGGTCTCGGATCGTTTGTTGCGAAAATGAATTTTGTATTGTTACGAACATAGTACTGCCGAATGTGCTTTTCATTGACTTTGACTGTTCGGTTACCGGTCAGACGCTTGATTTCCGCATACTGGGTGGGCTTTTCGGAATTCCGATTTTCATCGATGAATACAAGCTTCTTGACTGCGAAGTCATTGAACTGTTCCTTGTCGCCGTCCCAAGTGCTTTTCAGCGACGGGAAGATATCTCCGACCAAGTCAGCGAATGTGTTCTTGCCGCAGCTTCTGGGACCTGTCAGCACAATGACAGGCAGGCTGACATAGTTCGTGAATGCGTACAACGCCATCCAGTCTTTGATGAAACCTGAATCCCTGCCGAACATAGTATCCAGAAAGTTGTCAATCAGACTGTTGTCCTGGACTTGGACAGGCACGGCGGGGAACTTGAATACTACAGCATTGTCCTGACCACGCAGTTCATAACCCAGTTTATCGAAGTCAGCGCTCCCGATGCGGTTGATAGTGAAGCTGTCGCCGATAAAGCGACGCCTGGGATCGTTCATCACCTTCTGGCAGGCATAAGTCCATTCTTCATTGGTGCGGAAGTTAACCGCTTTCAGCTTTTCGTGACTGATGAATCTATCCCCTTTCATTTCCACCCGCAGCAGATCGCCGTTGTAGGTGAAGAGTTCGGGAGAATCGGGATGTTCCCAGTAGCTTCGATTGCACTGGCCGCAGTGCAGATAAGCGAAGTGGAAGGTGTTGGCACGGATAGTGGCACTACCGTGATCGCAGATTGGACATACGGCTGCAATAGTACAACCTTCGTCTTTGGCCTTATGCTTCAGTTCAGCGAATGGCACTGCGGATTTCATGCCGTTGTCATCTACGATAATCCAGTCATCGTGTTCCAGATAGATGTCCGGATTCTTGTTGCTGGGGAACAGTGATTTTCTGTTCTGTATTCTTCCGATCTTCGCCCAGCCTGCCGGTGCCAAGGGTGCCATGGGCACTTCACCCGGCCATCCCCGTCGCACAATTTCTTGATACCCCATCGGACCGCTCGACGCCAGTGCGTGCTCGATCTTGGCATCGGTTTCCGCGGGATCATATCGTTCCGCCACGGGATCCTGTTTGCTGATAGCATGGATCAATTCGCATCCCCCATCGAAGCGACACAAGTTACTGATCATCGCATACCACAGCGGTTCAGGCAGTCCCGCATTAGCATTCTGCTGGCACCACGGAATGAAGCGGTCGAGCTTCAGCATGCGATCCAGTTCTTCCTTGGTGTTTAGTTCTTCGGGTGGAGCATACGCAACGACTGCATGCTCCACCGCATTGTCAGACATCTCGCTGATGTCAATATCAAAATATCGTCCTGCGTCATTCACGTCCAGAATAAATTCCGCATCCAGTTCCTGGGTATGCGGAAAATACTTGCGAGCAGGATCGGCACATGCCGGATCAACCTGGGGATACATCTGTTGTAGCTTGCGATACACCTGTCTGCATTCCGCCGCCGTTACAAATCGTAACGGTCCTGGTGCAAACGGCAGAATCACCCGGAATCTGTCGCCCTTCGGTTCCTTGACCTGATGCGAAGCACTGGTGTGCAGTATGTGATGGTACCCGGAGAACAGTTCACGGGCTTGATCGATGGACATCG includes these proteins:
- a CDS encoding T9SS type A sorting domain-containing protein, with translation MGMVNKTLAIACGLIGVLAGVAGPAIAQPQAPIEWGEVRWLGFASSPGIIQILPMGDTLAFYGLGPQGRCYTSYSYDNGLTISAWRLVQPQGQLDNYANMAGCDGHVMLVRTFIDPNPWQSWVQLSSDGGSSWSGDTFGLTGGHRYSFLSGWLGASVRTQLLVGDLVQMRCAITLDAGQTWASEVIVPGGDTLEVSQSSFGITRGSMIIIARQRYIGSEDFLHYSVSEDSGGSWSQMQLLPGQPNSTGFLSKYCAVADRFSPVCIVSSTWNRGIENPQQRLWIHRTVDGGSSWESARSMTDSLTVRRNSEPTLFCRGKLFGVAWPDVRGTELPDLLWRFSANHGRNWYPEQAVIFDVRGVEHLWGQFDDNSVRIYWIERIDSASGPIDARAIWGAMTPDTIPPEVVPLALPPDTVAVNAQILFLAAISDNDMLSQERLRVCSETDSVTVPMTWTGTDYMALWRVPHEGRYWYRIEGEDWWENVGGYPDSSWAMLVTPGWVDAVNDPYTLSPSTFNLSVYPNPSNSWPTIRLSSDWLIHGQVTIEVFNLLGQSVGHASVTGNHYGKIISINEVMPEPVSSGIYWIQVRNNAESKLAKILLLR
- a CDS encoding right-handed parallel beta-helix repeat-containing protein gives rise to the protein MAGWQASYIGEANNDWDFSWREIHYEPTLYQHWCRAWSCVGTIATEDMINVALIDHSTDEFFPDEQPVVVQVQPNFGASQSQKTVYLGSQDEGTRPFLLGTSVPAVVFNREGPEGPVVLEAEPPDYLTWTANPLYDEPTDPPASVYVVVSSRYGNYIAFDQTQSGSPLNRLWRDLGEGWERADASGILPEMFFGHLAASDDALFYLWPGGGQHLYISTDQGTNFTEMLHDIGFDVVSSMSVGERAEMPLYIGDHLNNTGRIICRYRHPLDENWYAAPISYGTVLDVVADPCVPWLLWARVNEPGNNRETIRMYYYFPTEPPNVSLGDAKWWVPDGSHAGEYSVRDIRVSALDEHRRIMDVTLQTPNSNDADVDHTVVKRWDFNVPGTLPPYLPSTTAGTWLLAGDVVIPAEHTVTIEPGTVLLCAPMAKLIVEGSLIVNGNVEKEVVFKRVAQDQSDAWEGLYVEGDCELNYCTIEGASIGIESHKAVSLEMDHCTVRDCGVGFYAYQPAGSAEPQISYCTFMGNDHEGISLLETAGAAITNCEITGNGDTGILLVDSYAKLVENRVRENGYPESYYGLECFGSSPVLYCNEFENNMKGEVALFNQSYPVLWNNNGAGGGNNTFLNDSKTLVTMYDSYPLLMKGENNFYLGTQGYFLADMSAKPTAQDISGNYWNPSLSLSLLYPPDPDVWKWWSTNPTSSSCGSGILDFEGGPEELFEQGFYAEMNDNPEQAEASYTSLLTTYPDSTLALAAAARLFELSRQADSSHANLQDYLFTLAETHAEDTVLAKSLRAVATRLWVQEHIYGNPLDYYTGIMNDPPTEVDSVFAALDHAVTTLVQQYEEGGGGGLDCAGPTVSVSSLRTLRSEVGTALPEAPLNEHEGYSLPPSDYVLEQNYPNPFNAMTTIRYYLPEETRVQVALYNLMGQKVADLVDDVQPTGYHTVNWNAVALASGVYVYQLKAGKFSDAKKMVLIR